In the Carboxydothermus hydrogenoformans Z-2901 genome, one interval contains:
- a CDS encoding terminase small subunit, producing MAKLTEKQKRFIDYYIETGNAAEAARRAGYKGKNLDVIGSQNLVKLRIYIEEKMKQKDNERIASQDEVLEFLTRVMRGLETEEVVVTENKGDYISEAKIIKKQVSAKDRVKAAELLGKRYALFTEKVNVSGNMGVVIVDDIEDDNNDGEN from the coding sequence GTGGCAAAATTAACAGAAAAGCAAAAAAGGTTTATTGACTACTATATCGAGACAGGAAATGCAGCAGAAGCAGCAAGAAGGGCAGGATATAAAGGAAAAAACTTAGATGTTATTGGAAGCCAAAACTTAGTAAAACTTAGGATTTACATCGAAGAAAAGATGAAGCAGAAAGACAACGAACGCATTGCTTCACAGGATGAAGTCTTGGAATTTCTTACAAGGGTTATGCGGGGATTAGAAACCGAGGAGGTTGTTGTTACTGAAAACAAGGGGGATTATATAAGCGAGGCAAAAATTATCAAAAAACAAGTATCAGCAAAAGATAGAGTAAAAGCAGCAGAGTTATTGGGCAAAAGATATGCACTGTTTACCGAAAAGGTCAACGTTAGCGGCAATATGGGCGTGGTAATTGTTGACGACATTGAGGATGATAACAATGATGGAGAAAATTAA
- a CDS encoding DUF1492 domain-containing protein: protein MAVLERSIYKKIEWYLFNYFNIRREINEYRDEVLNSGRQLIEQGGGGISRHSDPTALKAIKLASNAEIEKYEKWIKVIEKVIEHFKGTEKGKLLQMRYFDEYAERYICNKLHIERTTYFTWKNEIVLYTAMLAIQYGLIKVDRIA from the coding sequence ATGGCGGTGTTGGAACGCAGTATTTATAAAAAAATAGAATGGTATCTTTTTAATTACTTTAATATTCGTAGAGAAATCAATGAATACAGGGATGAAGTTCTTAATAGCGGACGACAGCTTATTGAGCAAGGCGGAGGAGGTATAAGCCGCCATTCCGATCCGACTGCGCTTAAAGCGATTAAACTGGCAAGCAATGCGGAAATTGAAAAATATGAAAAATGGATTAAGGTTATTGAAAAAGTCATAGAACACTTTAAGGGGACAGAAAAAGGGAAATTGTTGCAAATGAGATATTTTGATGAGTACGCAGAAAGATATATTTGTAACAAGTTGCATATTGAACGGACTACATACTTTACATGGAAGAACGAAATAGTGCTTTATACTGCAATGTTGGCAATACAGTATGGTTTAATTAAAGTTGATAGAATAGCTTAA
- a CDS encoding Holliday junction resolvase RecU, whose protein sequence is MIRQQANRGRPLEELIIMANRQYRAQRRAVIHKVPTAWIPLRDSRGRIVTAKVEEKAAVDFLGTYRGRSLAFDAKHCAGERIRWDRVEDHQAQFLEDWTRDGGISFILVGFNMSRFFVVPWEFWRDGIFRWKYEEGPASISIKQMCPEWETRLGGRATPDYLAVVDKLWFGGEESGYTWWTVQRKKGRR, encoded by the coding sequence ATGATAAGGCAGCAGGCCAACCGGGGCCGACCGCTTGAAGAACTGATCATCATGGCCAACCGGCAGTACCGAGCACAACGCCGGGCGGTTATCCACAAAGTACCCACAGCATGGATACCACTCAGGGATAGCCGGGGGCGAATAGTAACCGCAAAGGTAGAGGAAAAGGCCGCGGTGGATTTTTTAGGGACCTACCGCGGTCGCTCTCTTGCTTTTGATGCAAAACATTGCGCCGGAGAGCGAATCAGATGGGACCGTGTGGAAGACCATCAGGCGCAGTTCCTTGAAGATTGGACCAGAGACGGCGGAATTAGCTTTATCCTAGTAGGATTTAACATGAGTCGGTTCTTCGTCGTACCGTGGGAGTTTTGGAGAGATGGTATATTTCGATGGAAATACGAGGAAGGGCCTGCTTCAATCTCAATAAAACAGATGTGTCCGGAATGGGAGACCAGACTGGGCGGCCGGGCTACCCCGGACTATCTTGCTGTGGTAGACAAACTATGGTTTGGAGGGGAGGAATCGGGATATACTTGGTGGACTGTCCAGAGGAAGAAAGGGCGGAGATAG